The Candidatus Thermoplasmatota archaeon DNA segment ATGCAGGTATAATAAATATTTATATAATTAATTATGTATATTAATTAACTTTGAGATTCACCAGATAGAAATGGAACAGGAGTACTAACAGCATGGAAATGTATTTCATTCTCGTGGCGTATGCTATCCTTGGTGCAGGACTTAAGTATATTGATGATGCGTTTGATGAACGAACGTTTAATAAAAAGATAGCTATGGTTATTGCTCCTTTTCTTGGTCTTCTCTGGGCGTATACCATGATTCTTGATCCTGTATCAGCAACAATTTTGCTTGCGATTCTTCTGGGTGTTTTCCTGAAAGGAAAAATTGATAACTGGGCGCATTTCGCGGGTCTTGCAGTCATTGGTGTAATCCTGTTACTTGCAGGAGTACAACTCCTCTGGTTGCCATTGTTTATGCTGGTTGCCGCTGCTGTGCTTGACGAGGTTGGCAATGATGTTATTGATTATAACCGAGATTCTTTGTATCTGTCTCGGTTTTCCCATAAAGCATTAATCGTGTTTTTCGATCAGCGGTGGCTTACTAAGCTTGCCGTATTGTATGTTGCGCTTCTTGGCGTTTTTCCGCTGTATTTTTTCCTAGCAATGCTACTTTTTGATGGTGCGTATCTCGTGGTACGGAGGTACAGCAGGTCTCGGATGCAGGCACAGATGACTGCTTCTGTATGAGCTGAGTGAGTAATTGAATCTGTTGTATATGGAGTACCGTGTTTCATTGCAGGTTTTATGGTAGTCACATCAAGCTGTGGTGTAGGGAGCTGGGCAGCAGTAGTACACCGAAAAATATATAAAACGTTGTAATGATTAAGTAAAAATATGGAAAAAATTACCACAAATTATATAATGGACTTGCTATTTGATAATGACATTTTCTATTTTCAACCAAAGCAATTATCGATACTGCTTGGAAAACCTCTGAATACAACCTATGATCTGATTCAAAAATTAAAAAACCAAGGGGTTATCCACGAAATAGAAAACGGAAAATATCTTGTGACCGGTTACGACAAAAAAAGAATCTTCTCTAATCCATTGTATGTTGCATCGAATGTTGTTGTCCCCTCCTATGTAAGTTATTGGTCAATGCTCAACTATTATGGTTTCACCGACCAAGTCCCCCGGATGGTTTTTCTTGCAACAACAAAGCAAAAAAAACAGCTGCAGTTTCATACGTATACGTTCAAGTACATCCATATAAAAAAAGAGAAATTATACGGATATACTAAACTAGTCAATGACGGTTTTCCGATGTTTCTTGCAGAACCGGAAAAAGCTATCATTGATAGTATTGATCTGCCGCACTATGCTGGTGGCATCAAAGAAGTGGCACGCGCCATAGGTGCCGCTCTTGATTCTCTTTCGATACAAAAACTCATCGAATATGCACAGAGATTCCCAAACAAAAGTACTATTTCAAGACTAGGGTACCTGTTTGAACGACATGGTGTTGCACTACCTGATTTATCAGCTTCGATTTCTCATTCATTTGTGGTGTTAAATCCGAAAAAACCTAAAAGCACTATTTGGAACAAAAACTGGAGAATCAATGTCAACGAGGAGGTCTAACCAATGCTTACAAGACGACAGCTGCAAAGTTTTTCAACCAAGGCAGGTGTGCCATTGCTTACCGTCGAACGAGATTATATTCAAACACTATTTCTCTATGAGCTCTTTACGCACAGTAACGCATTCATATTTAAAGGAGGAACATGCCTTCGGATGGCGTATAACCTGAATCGTTATTCTGAGGATCTTGATTTTAATTATAATGAATCTAGCGAAAAAGCAATACGTACCTTGAAAGAATCTGCCACACGCCTCAATGATTTCGGTATAGAGGGCGAGATAAAAAAAATTGAGAGTAGCTTTTCAGGGTTTACAGCGAAGTTGCACTATAAAGGGCCTTTGTATACAGGCATGGAACGTTCGGTTGGAACCATTGTGATTGATGTTAGTTGTAGAAAAGAAAAGGTGCAAACGACATCTCGTCCTTTTCGTCCAGTCTATGATGATTGTCCATCGTTTATTTTACAATGTCTTTCACTTGAACATTTGTTTGCTGAGAAGATTAGAGCATTACTGATTCGGCATAAGGCACGTGATTTGTATGATGTCTGGTTCTTACAGGCTATGGTTGACGTGGATTATCAGTTAATTAATGAGAAACTTAAACTGTATGATACATCGCTTGATGCTCTTGATATTGATTCGGTTTTTGCTTCTCTTGAAAAAGAATGGGGACAGGATCTTCATGCATTACTGGGGAGGAGCGTTCCTTCTTATCAAGAGATACAGCAAGTGGTTGGGAAAAAATTACGGGAATGGCAGAAAAAATCGTAGGATATACCAGTGTCGGAGTTGCCCAGGTAAGAGTAAAATGATTGTGATGAAGTTAAGCTTTCATCAGCTGCTTTTTTCTCGCATGAACAAGCGTGTATCGTGTCGTGCACATGTACAGCAGGTCACGGATGCAGAGTAAACAACATAGTTCTCTCGTATAACTTTTTGGCTCATGTCTGTGAATTGTCGGACAAAATGAGTTCAAATCCTTGACCTTTCTCGTTCAACAGAAAGGCAAGGAAATTTAAGATATCCTTGGATATTTTTCTTTGATACACCTCGGTATCTTCTCAGATAAGCTCTGATGAATCCATTTCTGTTTTCACAACTGTTGACATGGACGTCACCTTTTGCCCATTCGTAAGAACTGTATGTGACGATGTAGTGCTCTCATACCTCTGGAATCTTCTCTGCAATTCCTTTTTGAAACACATATTGAGACATCCCGAATGCAAGCGAAATAAATTTACTCATAAACCCAGAGTCAACTACTTTTTTATAGCCTTGACCAGGAATTTTCATTGTCTCTGGCCCAGAAACAAAATTAAAAAGAAATTTATTTTTATACGGGCTATCCTTTAATCCTTTCTTTATCATCTCTGCGCATTGTCTCGCTGCTTTCTTCGGGTTACGTTTCGTATTCCTCCCATACCCGACTGCTACATCCATATACGGGTAACTTACAGCGAGAGCTGTAGCACCATGCACATACACACCATAATTATTCATGAACCCTGTTATAGTCTCTGTTGATTAAACATCGTCATATTATAGGTAAAATAGAGAGGTTTAGAGACTATTTTAAAAGCGATTTTTATTACAGGATCTATGGTCGTGTAAGAGTATAAAAAATAGATATTGGTATATGGTGTAGAAAATGAGATATACCTCGTTCGTCATTATCTGAGAGTGTGATGTAGATAATGGATAAAATAAAGTGCGATGTGCTGGTTGTTGGTGCTGGACCTGTCGGAACCGTGTTTTCATATGTTGCTGCAAAACATGGATGTTCTGTGGTAATCGTTGATCGTAAAAATGAGGTTGCCGCTCCGCTACGGGGTGGTGAAGCCGTCAGTAAATATCTCTTTGAAGAACTCAGCCAAGAACTTCCGTTTTTACAACAAGTATATACCTGGCCGATTACTGATACGATTATCTATAATCCGGTGGCAAAGATTACAACAAAAGAAGATAAATGGAATTCATATATGTTGAACCGTAAAGAAGCTGAGAAGATCATAGCACAGGCTGCAGTAAAACAAGGATGTC contains these protein-coding regions:
- a CDS encoding type IV toxin-antitoxin system AbiEi family antitoxin, translating into MEKITTNYIMDLLFDNDIFYFQPKQLSILLGKPLNTTYDLIQKLKNQGVIHEIENGKYLVTGYDKKRIFSNPLYVASNVVVPSYVSYWSMLNYYGFTDQVPRMVFLATTKQKKQLQFHTYTFKYIHIKKEKLYGYTKLVNDGFPMFLAEPEKAIIDSIDLPHYAGGIKEVARAIGAALDSLSIQKLIEYAQRFPNKSTISRLGYLFERHGVALPDLSASISHSFVVLNPKKPKSTIWNKNWRINVNEEV
- a CDS encoding nucleotidyl transferase AbiEii/AbiGii toxin family protein, giving the protein MLTRRQLQSFSTKAGVPLLTVERDYIQTLFLYELFTHSNAFIFKGGTCLRMAYNLNRYSEDLDFNYNESSEKAIRTLKESATRLNDFGIEGEIKKIESSFSGFTAKLHYKGPLYTGMERSVGTIVIDVSCRKEKVQTTSRPFRPVYDDCPSFILQCLSLEHLFAEKIRALLIRHKARDLYDVWFLQAMVDVDYQLINEKLKLYDTSLDALDIDSVFASLEKEWGQDLHALLGRSVPSYQEIQQVVGKKLREWQKKS